The segment ATAATGGCATTAGTTAGACATTTAGGAGGGAATGCAGTGTCCACAAAAAAGCAGCAATTATCCATATTCGCCCTAGGTGGCATTAATGAAATCGGTAAAAATATGTACGTCGTACAGTATTCAGATAGCATCATCATTATTGATTGTGGTGCAAAATTTCCAGATGAAACTTTACTTGGCATTGATTTAATTATTCCTGATATTAGTTATTTACTTGAGAATCAAGAAAAAATTAAAGCCTTAATCGTGACACATGGGCATGAGGATCATATTGGCGGTATTCCATATCTTTTAAAGAAAATCAATGTACCTGTTTACGCTACTCGCTTCACATTAGGACTAATTGAGCTAAAACTAAAAGAGCATAAGCTTTTAAGAGAAACCGATTTAATAGAAATTCATGCAGATATTACACTACAATTTGACCAAATGGCAGCTAGTTTCTTTAAAACCAGCCATAGTATACCTGATTGCTTAGGCATTGTTTTATCTACACCTGAAGGAAATGTTGTGCATACAGGTGATTTCAAATTTGATTTAACACCTGTTAATAATCAGTTTGCAGATATTCATAAAATGGCTGAAATTGGCTCGAAGGGAGTGCTTGTGTTAATTTCAGAAAGCACGAATGCAGAAAGATCAGGCTTAACTCCCTCTGAACAACTTGTTGGACAGCATATTGAGGAGGCCTTTTTACATGCAGAGCGTAAAATTATTATTTCCACCTTTGCCTCAAATGTGAATCGTATTCAGCAAATTGTCAACGCAGCTATACTCACTAATCGAAAGCTAGCCTTATTAGGCCGCAGTATGGTCAATGTTGTGGATGTTGCAATTGAACGTGGCTACTTAGATGTTCCAGATGATCTGCTAATTGATGCTCGCGAGGTAAAGTATCTCCCCCCTGAAGAAGTAGTAGTGCTCTGCACAGGGAGTCAAGGGGAGCCTTTAGCTGCACTTGCTCGCTTAGCGAATGGTAGTCATCGCGAGGTGAAAATTTTGCCAGATGATACGGTAATTTTAGCCGCATCCCCTATTCCGGGCAATGAAAAGGGTGTTTCTCGTATTGTCGATCATTTATTCCAGCTTGGGGCCAAAGTGATTTATGGCTCTTCTAGTCATACTGGAATGCATGTGTCAGGACATGGCTATCAAGAGGATTTAAAACTTATGCTAACATTTATGAAGCCTAAATTTTTTATTCCGATTCACGGTGAATTCCGTATGCTGCATCAGCATCGTTTATTGGCAGAAGCTATTGGTGTTGAAAAAGGGCATACATTTATCTTGAAAAATGGCGATGTCGTCGATATTGAACATTCAGAGGCTCGGCAAACACGTAAAATTCCAGCCGGGGATACTTATGTGGATGGTATAGGAATCGGTGAGGTTGAAGGCATTGTACTACGTGACCGCAAGCAGCTTTCAGAGGATGGCATGCTTGTTATTGTCTTAACATTAAATAAAGCAGATGGCACTGTTATTTCAGAGCCAGATACTATTTCACGGGGCTTTGTATATGCAAAGGATTTTGAGGAGCTATTAACAAAGGTCAACATGCTGACAAAGGAAGTTATTCATAAGCTACAAACAGAAAGCCGACCACAAATACATGTGTTGCGCCGAGAAATAAAAAAAGCTGTAGGACAATATTTATTTACTCAAACAAAACGCAAGCCCATGATATTGCCAATTATTATTGAAATTTAATAAGTCAGTGCGAAGAGTTTTTCCTTTGCTTGCGGGTATTCGCTCTGCTCGTGAGTATTCGCTCCAGCTTCGCGGGTATTCACTACAGCTCCGCGAGTATCTATTCTGCTCGCAGATTTTCGCTCCAGCTCTGCGGGCATTTACTCCCGCTTTGCTTCAGATAACTCTGCACTGACGTTATTTGCTTTATGTTTGCTATAGATTATTAAGTTTTTGACAAAAATTATGTTCATGTACATCTGCTAAAAATTGGTCATTAAAAATTTTATGTAGTATTTCCATATATAAATATTGTAGCTGCTCAAATCCTTGATGTAAGTTTCTAGATTGCTGATTTGCTTGTTGCGAAATATTGCTAAAATACCGTGGAAGCCCTTCGACTGCTGTTATTAAAAAATCCCGATTTGCTAGTAATTGTTGAATCCTATTTAACAGATGAACAACCTGATACTGAATTGCAATTGTTGGTAAATCAATGACGATCTGATAAATATTTTTCCCTTCTTTATTGAGCTGATACCACTTAAAAAAATGAAATAAATAATCACTTACAACAATCGATTCATTTGGTATGATGGCGATAATGCCACGACCAATACATAGCTCTGTTTCACATTGGTATATATTTGTGTCCTTTAAGTTTAGCTTAGTCACCAGTATGCTTTTAGCAGGTACTTGTAAAAATGAGTATTGCTCTTGTATAGAACGACTAACTTTCGGCAATGAATGAATACGACCTTTTCTAAATAATTGATTAAATGTTTCTTTCGTTATGAAAGGAGTTCCATCCCTAGTTAAATATTTGTCATTCATCATCATCTCGCCCATTTTAATTTCTGCTACCTCTTCTAATGAATAGCACTCCATCATATTTTCATCCCCCAATCTTATGTTGTAGTTGCTGACCATCAGCATAATGCTGTTTTCAAAATGCTTATTTAGTTGTTTCAATTAGGTCATTTGGCTAAGAAAAAGTATTACTCTAAAGATTGTACCATTTTAATGTAACATTTTCTCTATTATACCACTATAATAGTATAGTCATTTTAGTTGTTTTTCACTAGCTTTTAACATAGAGGTGAATCATATGTCAGATTTTTTAAAGCTAGTAGGTGAACAACTCCGTATTATTCGATTATCTAAAGGGCTAAGTCAGGAAGAAGTAGCTGAAAGAACAGGGAAATTAGGCTTTAGTAAAGGACGTATTTCCAATATTGAACATGGGCAATCCAATATAACGTTAAGTACATTGGAAACACTTATGAAGGCATTAGATATTTCCCCTGAAGAGCTTTTTAATTTTCAAAAATTATCTGGCGTTACTGATATTGAGGAAAAAAACCTCATGCTAGACATTCATCGCTCATTACTACGGGAACGTAACTTAGACGAGGTAAAATATGTAGTACGCATTACAAAGGATTTTTTAGATACGATTGATTCACAAACAAAGAAAAACAGCTCCAATGGTCAATAGCCTTGGAGCTGTTTCTTCCTATTCAACATTACATACCAAATTTCTGACGATAGCCACATTTTTTGCATAGCTCTTCTACAGCCTCTCTCCGTGAGAAGCCGTCTACAATACGATTAGCACGCTCCCCCTCTACAATTTCCGCAAAGGGTTTTTCATGGACATTGCCTAAATTAATAACACCTTCCCCATCTAGACAGCAAGGTACAACTGTACCATCTACTAAAATGGCTGCCTGACTACGCAATGCATGGCAAAAGCCTTTTCCCTCATCCTCAGGCGCTAATAGGCTTGGCCATCTAAATTCATGGTCTTGATTCAAATAAATATGAGGACCGATTTTAACCCCTTTACCGGGCTCTACCTTTTCTTCAATATGGTAATCCAAGCCATACTCGTTCTCTAAAATTTCTAATGTTTCCCGATTGCGACGTGCTGCAATGTCAGAAACATGATCCTTTTGTAAATTCCATAAACGATAAGAAATAATTGTGTTATATTCTCTAGAGTCACGTACAAAATCCAAAATATCCCCTAAATATTTCTCACGGTTTTCTGAACCTTCATGACCGTCAAAGCTATGTAAGGAGAAATTAATTTGACGTAATGCTGGCTTGCCTAATAATTTTTCACGATTCTTTTTAATAAGTGTACCATTTGTTGTAATATTGACTTTAAAGCCTTTTTCATGAGCAGCATCTAGCAGTTGGTCAATGCGTGGGTGTAAAAGTGGCTCCCCCTTTACATGCAAATAAATATATTTTGTATGTGGACGAATTTCATCTAATATATTATTAAATTGCTCCACTTTTATAAGCCCCTTTGCACGAGCTGTTGGTGGGCAGAAGCTACATGCTAAATTACAAACACTCGTTATTTCTATATATACCTTTTTAAATGTTTTCAACGTTTTTTCACCGTTCCAGTTCCGTAATTATTCAACTCTATTTTAACAAATTCGTAGATAAAAAACTTCTATCTGTTCAAATATCCTTTTAACAGATAGAAGCTTTTAGCTATATATGCCGTTTCGTGTTTTTGGTGCCATCATATGAGTATAGCATAGGTTTATTATCTACATAGGTTTCCAAATGCACAGGACGTCCCCATAGCTGATAAATATAAGGCAGTACATTTTCTAAATAACGAGGGTCCAGCTCCATGCCTTCATAGCCATGTACTAAATATAGCTCACCATTGCGTAAATAATCGCCATTTTTCACAACAATATATGGGAAGCCGCCATTCACGCGCATCGATACAAGCTGATCTCGTACTATTTCATGGTCTTTATCTGTAATACGATAGTCATTGCCCTTTTTTTGGAATAAATATAAATCTTCTCGTTTTGCCAAATCTTTTGTTAAATAGTTGCGGATAAAGGAAATATCAGATTCAATTTCCCGCACCTCAAATATTTTATCGCGCCCAGAGTTTGGCTTTACCCCTAGCTCCTTCATCTCCTCAGTAGGGTGATCGTAGCGATATTCAATATCCTCAAAAATTTTAATGCCCAGATAATATGGGTTAATGGATGTTTTTGATGGTTGCACGACCCCTGCATTTAATTTAGCATACTCAATCGTTTCTGCAGTTGTTAGATGCAACTCACGCATAATTCGTTGATGCCAAAAGGATGCCCAGCCCTCATTCATAATTTTCGTTTCTAGCTGGGGCCAAAAATAAAGCATTTCCTCACGCATCATTGTTAAAATATCTCGCTGCCATTCCTCCAGCTCGCGACTATACTCCTCTAAAAATAATAATAAATCCTTTTCGGGCTTTGGCGGAAAATGCTTTAAACGTCGCTTTGCTGGCTTATAGACCTTTTCTTTTTCCTCGATGCTCCATAAATCATCATATAAGGAGCGTGTTGGCAGCTTTTCCTCCTCCTGCTCATCCTCATCGCTCCAAGATAGCTTTGGTCGTACAAGTGAGGGGTCAATATGCTCTTGAATGGCTAAGACTGCATCCAAAAAACGCTCAACCTCATCCTTGCCATACTCCCTTTCATAGCTAGCAATGCGTTCAGCCGTGGCAGTCATGCTCTCCACCATATCTCTTCGTGTATTTGAAAAACGAACATTATTTTTGAAAAAATCACAATGCGCTAATACATGGGCAATAATTAATTTATTTTGTGTTAATGTATTTGTATCCAGTAAAAATGCGTAGCACGGATTGGAATTAATAACAAGCTCATAAATTTGACTAAGCCCTAAATCATATTGAAGCTTCATTTTATGAAACTGCTTACCAAAGCTCCAATGTGAAAAACGTGTAGGCATGCCATAGGCTCCAAATGTATAAATAATATCTGCTGGACAAATTTCGTAACGCATCGGATAAAAATCTAAGCCAAAGCCTGAGGCAATTTCAGTAATTTCATCAATGGCTCGATGAAGCGCTTTTGTATCCATTGTACGCCTCCTCCTTTGAACGTGATACTGACCTTACTCTTCATTTTTTTTAAAAAAGCTTTTTAACGCATCATAGACATCACCTTTTTTACGCAAAATATGGTATCTAAACTTGGGATCATCTATTTTTTTATACGTATACATTAATGTTGAAAAACGATTATGCTGATTGACCTCCCCATAGCCAAACATACTGGACACATCCATTAGCTCTCCAACAAGCTTTAAACACTTCTCATTATCCATTGAAATATTTTCACCATCTGAAAAATGCACAGGATAAATATTGTAGCGTGAAGGGTGATACTTCTCCTGAATTAACTCTAATGCCTTTTTATAAGCAGATGAGCAGATTGTTCCGCCACTTTCACCCTTTGTAAAAAACGCCTCCTCTGTTACGACCTTTGCCTCTGTATGGTGTGCAATAAATTCTATTTCAACGGTTTCATATTTTGAACGTAAAAACTTTGTCATCCAAAAGAAAAAGCTGCGTGCACAATATTTTTCAAAAGCTCCCATCGAGCCACTTGTATCCATCATCGCCAGCACAACTGCTTTAGATTCTGGCTTCTCAATCTCATCCCATGTTTTAAAACGCAAATCATCATTATGAATAGGTGTTATTTGTGGCTTGCCCTGCATCGCATTGCGCTTTAATGCATTTAAAATTGTGCGCTTTTTATCAACATTGCCCATTAAGCCTTTTTTGCGAATATCATTAAATTCTATTTTTTCCGTTTTAATATCTGCCTTTTCTTTCTGCTGCAAATTCGGTAGCTCTAATTCGTGAAATAACACATTTTGAATTTCCTCAATGCTTACTTCCGCTTCATAGTAATCTTGACCAGGCTTGTCACCGGCTTCTTTGCCATTGCCCTGCCCCTGATTGCCCTTGCTGCCATCACGCGCCACAACATCCCCAATATTACTATCACCTTGTCCTTGCCCTACATGCTTAGAGTTATCATAGTTATAACGAATTTTATATTCATCTAGGGAACGTATTGGGATTTTAATAACCTCACGACCATTGGACATTACAATGCTTTCTTCACTGACTAAATCAGGTAAATTATTTTTTATCGCATCTTTTACTTTCTCCATATGTCGCTGTTGGTCTTGGTGCCCTTTACGATGGAGGGACCAATTTTCCTGAGAGATAACAAACCCCTTATTTTCGTGTTCAGTCATTTTTATCCTCACCCATCTATTAAATTCACTTTTTCTATCCTATGCTTGAAAGCCACGTTCTTGAACTTTTTTCGTAAAATCAATTCTGATAATAAAAGGAGTGCCCTTAAAATCGGACACTCCTATCTAGCTTAGGTCTTTAGCGATTAAGCAAGCTGCCTACATATTGCAGCAATTCATTGGCAGATGTTGTGTTGTAGCCATGCTCATCCACAAGCCTTGCCACAACCTCATTAATTTTCTTAAGCTGTGATTCATCAGGCATTTTTGAAGAGGTTGTAATTTTCACAACATCTTTTAAATCAGCAAATAATTTCTTTTGAATCGCTTCTCGTAATCTTTCATGAGAATTATAGTCAAAACGCTTGCCTTTTCGTGCATAGGCAGAAATGCGAATAAGAATCTCCTCACGAAATGCCTTTTTAGCATTTTCTGAGATGCCAATTTGCTCCTCAATCGAGCGCATTAATTTTTCATCAGGATTCATTTCCTCACCAGTGAGTGGATCGTAAAGTTTATGCTTATTACAAAATGCCTCTACATTATCGAGATAATTATTCATCAATGTTTTAGCCGATTCCTCATATGAGTAGACAAATGCCTTCTGCACCTCATTTTTAGCAATTTCATCATACTCTTTCCGTGCCACTGCAATATAATTCATATATTTTTCGCGATCCTCTTGAGAAATGGAAGCATGCTGATCCAGGCCATCCTTTAGTGCTCGTAAAACATCTAATGCATTAATGGATGGTACTTCTTTACGAATAATCGCAGAAGAAATACGGTTAATAATATAGCGTGGATCAATGCCGTTCATGCCTTCGTTCGGAAACTCTTTTTTCAGCTCCTCCAAGTCAACGGAATTAAATCCCTCCACATTTTCTCCGTCGTACAAGCGCATTTTCTTAATTAAATCCACACCTTGCTTTTTCGGTACTTCCAATCGAGTGAGAACCGAAAAGATTGCTGCGGCCTTTAAAGCATGCGGTGCAATATGGACATGGGACATATCGCTCTCTTTAATCATCTTTTCATAAATATGCTCTTCCTGACTCACCTTTAAGTTATACGGAATTGGCATCACAATAATACGAGAATGCAATGCTTCATTCTTTTTATTAGAAATAAACGAGCGATATTCTGTTTCATTTGTATGAGCAACAATTAACTCATCTGCGCTAATTAACGCAAATCTGCCTGCTTTAAAGTTCCCCTCCTGTGTTAAGGATAATAAATTCCATAAGAATTTTTCATCCAGCTTCAGCATTTCTTGGAATTCCATCATACCTCGATTCGCCTTATTCAGCTCTCCATCAAAGCGATATGCACGAGGGTCAGACTCTGAACCAAATTCACCAATCGTTGAAAAATCAATGCTTCCTGTTAAATCTGCAATATCCTGTGATTTAGGGTCTGATGGTGTAAATGTTCCAATGCCTACACGTTTA is part of the Lysinibacillus sp. FSL K6-0232 genome and harbors:
- a CDS encoding PrkA family serine protein kinase yields the protein MNILDKVKNYREEENRLKWEGTFAEYLNIIRERPEVAQTAHSRVYNMIKSAGVEERDGQKMYKFFGHEIFGLESAIERLVEEYFHPAARRLDVRKRILLLMGPVSGGKSTIVTLLKRGLEQYSRTDEGAVYAIKGCPMHEDPLHLIPHHLRNDFFEEYGIRIEGSLSPLNTMRLEKEYDGRIENVMIERITFSEDKRVGIGTFTPSDPKSQDIADLTGSIDFSTIGEFGSESDPRAYRFDGELNKANRGMMEFQEMLKLDEKFLWNLLSLTQEGNFKAGRFALISADELIVAHTNETEYRSFISNKKNEALHSRIIVMPIPYNLKVSQEEHIYEKMIKESDMSHVHIAPHALKAAAIFSVLTRLEVPKKQGVDLIKKMRLYDGENVEGFNSVDLEELKKEFPNEGMNGIDPRYIINRISSAIIRKEVPSINALDVLRALKDGLDQHASISQEDREKYMNYIAVARKEYDEIAKNEVQKAFVYSYEESAKTLMNNYLDNVEAFCNKHKLYDPLTGEEMNPDEKLMRSIEEQIGISENAKKAFREEILIRISAYARKGKRFDYNSHERLREAIQKKLFADLKDVVKITTSSKMPDESQLKKINEVVARLVDEHGYNTTSANELLQYVGSLLNR
- a CDS encoding helix-turn-helix domain-containing protein — encoded protein: MSDFLKLVGEQLRIIRLSKGLSQEEVAERTGKLGFSKGRISNIEHGQSNITLSTLETLMKALDISPEELFNFQKLSGVTDIEEKNLMLDIHRSLLRERNLDEVKYVVRITKDFLDTIDSQTKKNSSNGQ
- a CDS encoding ribonuclease J, which gives rise to MSTKKQQLSIFALGGINEIGKNMYVVQYSDSIIIIDCGAKFPDETLLGIDLIIPDISYLLENQEKIKALIVTHGHEDHIGGIPYLLKKINVPVYATRFTLGLIELKLKEHKLLRETDLIEIHADITLQFDQMAASFFKTSHSIPDCLGIVLSTPEGNVVHTGDFKFDLTPVNNQFADIHKMAEIGSKGVLVLISESTNAERSGLTPSEQLVGQHIEEAFLHAERKIIISTFASNVNRIQQIVNAAILTNRKLALLGRSMVNVVDVAIERGYLDVPDDLLIDAREVKYLPPEEVVVLCTGSQGEPLAALARLANGSHREVKILPDDTVILAASPIPGNEKGVSRIVDHLFQLGAKVIYGSSSHTGMHVSGHGYQEDLKLMLTFMKPKFFIPIHGEFRMLHQHRLLAEAIGVEKGHTFILKNGDVVDIEHSEARQTRKIPAGDTYVDGIGIGEVEGIVLRDRKQLSEDGMLVIVLTLNKADGTVISEPDTISRGFVYAKDFEELLTKVNMLTKEVIHKLQTESRPQIHVLRREIKKAVGQYLFTQTKRKPMILPIIIEI
- the yhbH gene encoding sporulation protein YhbH is translated as MTEHENKGFVISQENWSLHRKGHQDQQRHMEKVKDAIKNNLPDLVSEESIVMSNGREVIKIPIRSLDEYKIRYNYDNSKHVGQGQGDSNIGDVVARDGSKGNQGQGNGKEAGDKPGQDYYEAEVSIEEIQNVLFHELELPNLQQKEKADIKTEKIEFNDIRKKGLMGNVDKKRTILNALKRNAMQGKPQITPIHNDDLRFKTWDEIEKPESKAVVLAMMDTSGSMGAFEKYCARSFFFWMTKFLRSKYETVEIEFIAHHTEAKVVTEEAFFTKGESGGTICSSAYKKALELIQEKYHPSRYNIYPVHFSDGENISMDNEKCLKLVGELMDVSSMFGYGEVNQHNRFSTLMYTYKKIDDPKFRYHILRKKGDVYDALKSFFKKNEE
- a CDS encoding restriction endonuclease subunit S, producing MMECYSLEEVAEIKMGEMMMNDKYLTRDGTPFITKETFNQLFRKGRIHSLPKVSRSIQEQYSFLQVPAKSILVTKLNLKDTNIYQCETELCIGRGIIAIIPNESIVVSDYLFHFFKWYQLNKEGKNIYQIVIDLPTIAIQYQVVHLLNRIQQLLANRDFLITAVEGLPRYFSNISQQANQQSRNLHQGFEQLQYLYMEILHKIFNDQFLADVHEHNFCQKLNNL
- a CDS encoding SpoVR family protein encodes the protein MDTKALHRAIDEITEIASGFGLDFYPMRYEICPADIIYTFGAYGMPTRFSHWSFGKQFHKMKLQYDLGLSQIYELVINSNPCYAFLLDTNTLTQNKLIIAHVLAHCDFFKNNVRFSNTRRDMVESMTATAERIASYEREYGKDEVERFLDAVLAIQEHIDPSLVRPKLSWSDEDEQEEEKLPTRSLYDDLWSIEEKEKVYKPAKRRLKHFPPKPEKDLLLFLEEYSRELEEWQRDILTMMREEMLYFWPQLETKIMNEGWASFWHQRIMRELHLTTAETIEYAKLNAGVVQPSKTSINPYYLGIKIFEDIEYRYDHPTEEMKELGVKPNSGRDKIFEVREIESDISFIRNYLTKDLAKREDLYLFQKKGNDYRITDKDHEIVRDQLVSMRVNGGFPYIVVKNGDYLRNGELYLVHGYEGMELDPRYLENVLPYIYQLWGRPVHLETYVDNKPMLYSYDGTKNTKRHI
- a CDS encoding radical SAM/SPASM domain-containing protein, with protein sequence MKTFKKVYIEITSVCNLACSFCPPTARAKGLIKVEQFNNILDEIRPHTKYIYLHVKGEPLLHPRIDQLLDAAHEKGFKVNITTNGTLIKKNREKLLGKPALRQINFSLHSFDGHEGSENREKYLGDILDFVRDSREYNTIISYRLWNLQKDHVSDIAARRNRETLEILENEYGLDYHIEEKVEPGKGVKIGPHIYLNQDHEFRWPSLLAPEDEGKGFCHALRSQAAILVDGTVVPCCLDGEGVINLGNVHEKPFAEIVEGERANRIVDGFSRREAVEELCKKCGYRQKFGM